The DNA region CAAATCGATATTAGAAGCATCACAACAGGTTGAACTCTACGACGAAGAGTTAAATAGTGAACCTTATTTAGCTGGGATTGCTACATTGCAAGCCCTCACATTTCCTGAGAATTTGGATATAAATGACTGTATCGATCTAATCTATTCGACTGTGAAAGACTATTTATCCGATAATAAATATCTTTGTTCACTTGGAGGCGAACATTCAATTACATTCCCAATAGTCAAAGCCCATTTGGAGAAATATCCGAATTTGCAGGTTCTGCAGATTGATGCCCATGCGGATCTTCGTCAAGAATATGAAGGATCTCCTTATAATCATGCTTGTGTTATGGCAAGAATTCATGAATTAACTACGTTTACAAGTGTAGGTATCCGATCACTTTCAATCGAAGAAAGTGAATTCATTCGGAAAAATAATTTGCCTGTTTGGTTTGCGCGACAAATGGCTGGTAATACTCACTGGATGTTTGAAGTTTTAGAATCGATTCAAAACCCGGTCTATATAACGTTGGATGTGGATTATTTCGATATTTCCATCATGCCGGCAACTGGTACACCGGAGCCGGGTGGAGGACATTGGTACCCAACGCTTCAATTTTTAAAACATATGTTTTCTGAAAAAGAAGTGGTCGGATTAGATGTTGTTGAATATGCGCCCCGAGAGAATGATCATGCCTCCGGATTTATGGTTGCGAAATTTCTTTATAAGATGATTGCTTATTGGGAAAACGGTAAACGTGAGAAATAAGTTCCTAAAATGCTTAAAGTTGTAAAGTGCCTAAATTGATAATTACAAAACATTAGGGACAGACCAAAGAAGAAACGGAGATGAGGAGAATTGAGTCTTGGAAAGATGACAAAAAAATTGTACCCTATTGTCAACTTTTTTTAAGACGGCACTCTTGATATCTGGTATCTGGTATCCGGAATCTGGTATCCAGCCTCCAGCTCTAAACTCTATCTCAAATTTTTTACTTTAGTATTTGTCCCTCAATTGCTGTTGACAAACCAAACAAACTTTATTACATTTAACAGTTTTGGAATTAGAGGTTCCTAAAACTTACGTAAGATACGAAATTTAAAGGAGTTAGATGTTGAAAACATTTTCTGCCAAAAAGGAAGAAGTTAAAAGAAAATGGTATGTGATCGATGCTGAGGATCAAGTCGTGGGAAGATTGGCAACAAAAGCAGCGACAATACTCCGAGGAAAGCATAAACCCATTTTCACACCGCATGTGGATACGGGTGATCATATTGTAATTATCAATTGCGAAAAAGTAAGACTTACCGGGCGTAAATGGAGTCAGAAAGCATATCATCATCATACGACTTACCCGGGCGGCTTAAAAACAATTATTGCGGATAAATTACGTGATGAACATCCGGATCGCATCATTAAATCAGCAATATGGGGTATGATACCTCACAACAGACTTGGACGCCAAATAATGACAAAGTTACGCATTTATGCTGGTTCAGATCACCCGCACAGTGCTCAAAAACCTGAAGCTTTGGAAATTAAAGCTTAAATTAAATTGGAGTTAATGAATGAAAGATAATAGGTATTACGCAACTGGCCGGCGAAAAGAATCCGTTGCTCGTGTTTGGATGACTCCCGGGTCTGGAGAGTTCAAAATAAATGGCAGATCTCTTCTCGATCATTTTAAGCGAGAGACATTAAAGATGTTAATCGAACAACCTTTTGAAATTACCGAAACCAGTGGCCAATATGATATTAGCGCAACTGTCAATGGCGGAGGTTTATCAGGTCAAGCCGGGGCGTTACGACTGGGAATTTCACGTGCGTTGCTTCAGATAAATGATGAAATGCGACCACTCTTAAGAAAGGCAGGATTTTTAACACGCGATCCTCGCATGGTTGAACGTAAGAAATACGGCCAACCCAAAGCGCGTAAGCGTTTTCAATTTTCGAAGAGATAAATTAATAAATATATTTTAAGAATATTAGGAGAATTTTAATGCCGGAAGTTTTGTTAGAGCAACTTTTAATGGCAGGATCACATTTTGGGCATCTTACTCGAAAATGGAATCCCAAAATGAAGCCATATATTTTTATGGAACGGAACGGGATTCACATCATCGATTTGAAAAAATCATTAGTATCATTAAAAGTTGCTT from candidate division KSB1 bacterium includes:
- the speB gene encoding agmatinase — its product is MLNFLGLDPKYSNLESAKYCIFPIPYERTTTFGKGTEFGPKSILEASQQVELYDEELNSEPYLAGIATLQALTFPENLDINDCIDLIYSTVKDYLSDNKYLCSLGGEHSITFPIVKAHLEKYPNLQVLQIDAHADLRQEYEGSPYNHACVMARIHELTTFTSVGIRSLSIEESEFIRKNNLPVWFARQMAGNTHWMFEVLESIQNPVYITLDVDYFDISIMPATGTPEPGGGHWYPTLQFLKHMFSEKEVVGLDVVEYAPRENDHASGFMVAKFLYKMIAYWENGKREK
- the rplM gene encoding 50S ribosomal protein L13, whose product is MLKTFSAKKEEVKRKWYVIDAEDQVVGRLATKAATILRGKHKPIFTPHVDTGDHIVIINCEKVRLTGRKWSQKAYHHHTTYPGGLKTIIADKLRDEHPDRIIKSAIWGMIPHNRLGRQIMTKLRIYAGSDHPHSAQKPEALEIKA
- the rpsI gene encoding 30S ribosomal protein S9; the encoded protein is MKDNRYYATGRRKESVARVWMTPGSGEFKINGRSLLDHFKRETLKMLIEQPFEITETSGQYDISATVNGGGLSGQAGALRLGISRALLQINDEMRPLLRKAGFLTRDPRMVERKKYGQPKARKRFQFSKR